CTTCAACCACGGAGAGATGAAACCGTTTGGCAATCGAAACAATTTTGTCCATTTCGCAACACATCCCCAAAATATGAACCGGGAGGAGAGTTCGAACAATTCGCCCTGAAGATTTTTGAACACACACTCCTTCCTTGATTTGGGTGTGTTCCGTCAAATAGGCCTCTAACTTGACGGGATCCATTTGCCAATAATGAGGTTCGGCATCGATAAAGATCGGATCCGCTCCTGCATGGCGGATGGCATTGGCGGAGGCGACAAAGGTCAGATTGGACACAATCACCAAATCGCCGGTCTGAACCCCAACTGATTTAAGAGCCAAATGAAGGGCAGCGGTTCCACTCGACATGGCGACCGCATGTGCAACTCCCGCCCGGTCGGCCACCGCTTTTTCAAAATCTGTAACGAAAGGGCCCGCGGAGGACACCCAACCAGAATCCAAACATTGTTGCATGTAAATCCAGGCCGATGAGGTGATGGTGGGAACGGAAAGAGGAATGGCTTCACTCTTCTGCGGCGGAACCGGTGAAACTTTAGACGGCATAGAGGTCGGCGGGATAAAGGTGTTGATTTTTTTGAATCCAATCAATGGTCCGAATTAAGCCCTGTTCGAGGGTCACTTCAGGAGTCCATTTGAGAATTTTGCGCGCTTTACGGTTGTCGGCCAACAGACGTTCGACCTCACTTAATTTTGGGCGAAGACGGGCCCGATCGGATTCAAATTGAACTTTCACTCCAAGCAAATGCCCGATCATTTTAGCCAATTCGCCGATTTTGATTTCCCGACCTGTCCCCAAATTAATGGTTTGACCAATGGCAGCGGGAATCTCGGCCGCGCGAATAAATCCATCTACGGTGTTATCAACAAAATTCAGATCTCGGGTGGGATGGAGATTCCCGAGTTTCAGTTTTCGACCAACGAGACACTGTCCAATAATGGTGGGGATCACCGCGCGAGCGGATTGCCGGGGACCAAACGTATTAAACGGACGAACCGTAACGACAGGGACATTGAACGAGAGAAAAAATGATTCCGCAATTTTATCGGCCGCGATTTTCGTGGCGGAATAGGGAGATTGGGCTTGTAGCGGATGTTCCTCTGATATCGGGACAAACCGCGCCGTTCCGTAGGCTTCACTGGTGGAGGTGTGAATGACTTTTTCCACCCCCCATTTTCGGGCCGCCTGAAGCACATTCAACGTGCCTTGGATATTTGTTCTTACATAGGACTCCGGCGCCACATAGGAATAGGGAATGCCAATCAAAGCCGCCAAGTGAAACACCACATCCACGTTTTTGACGGCTTCATCCACAAACCCCGGATCCTGCACATCTCCCGCCAAAATGGTGAGATGTTTTTTTAAAGGAGAATTGTCCAACCAACCCCAAGAACCATTCCCGCGGTAATGAACAAACGCGCTCGTTTTGGCGCCCAACGCCACCAGGCGTTCTGTCAGGTGACTTCCTATAAAACCACCCGCGCCGGTGACCAGAACACGTTTACCGGACCATTTCAAATTGACTCCTCAGGTATTGCCACATGCGCGTTAACTATCAAATATTTTCCCATGCGACCACCCGGATATACGCTCATAAATTGCCTTGTTGACAATAAACAAGAACATTTAACAGACTTCGCCAACAAAAAATGACCAGAAAAAAGAATCAATTTAAACAGTTCATAAAATCAGTCACCCCATCCCTTGTCCATGAAATGTACAGTTTTCTATGGGTCCAGACCGCAATAAGAACCGGCCGAATGGTCAGGTTCACTGGAAATTTTAAGAATTATTCACAAGCGGAGAGTTTTTGTACAGGGTACAACGCCGAAGCTGTCGTAGATCGGTATTTAAAAGACGCCCAGGAATACCGACAAGGAAAAATTCCTCCGATCGGTTCCCGTGATGTCCATATTGATCAGTTGATGACTGAGTTAATTCAAGAAAAAAACCGGATTTCCATACTCGATTTCGGCGGGGCAACAGGCGCTGATTACTATAAATTCAAGACCAAGTATAAGGATGGAATCAGTCAATGGGTTGTGGTGGAGAATCAAGCAGTCGCCAAAGCCCTTCAGCACCCAACGGGTCCAATATTCACGGATTCGGCGGAAACCTACCTGACAGAGACCGACCTGCTCTACATATCTGGCACGCTTCAATACTTGCCGGATCCGAAAAGGGCGCTACAAAATATGTTTGGCCCTGCTGTTATTTTTATCAATCGCACTCCCTTTTGGGATCATCCACCCCGTCTCATGAAACAAACACCCCCCAAAAGAATGTACAAATCCCCTTCCATCAGTTATCCATGCTGGATTTTGAATAAACAAGATATTCGCGACGAAGTTGAGAAGGCAGGATATTCCTTGGTCAAAGAAATCTCAATGGCTGAAGATAAACCCTATATTCCAGGGTATGGATTCTTGCCTTATTCAGGAATGATTTTTAAAAAAATCTCTTCAGGAAATTAAAAGCACTATTTACGATCCACCCAGGTTGCAACCATATCCTGAGCGGCAGCATAATCAGCAGGTTGGCCAATATCGAGCCATTGTTCCAAAATCGGAAAACTGACCACGGTTCGATTTTCAGCAATCAGTCTTTGAATCAATTCTGTCATATCAAAACGCTGTCCTTTGGCCGGCACATGCTCAAATACCGATGGTTCCAATAGATAAATTCCAGCGTTAACAAAAAAACTATACCGTGGTTTTTCTGTGATGGCTTTAACAGCATGGCCCTGGCATTCGACCACACCATAGGGGACCTTAAAATCATACTGCCGTACAGCAATGGTTAAGTCAGCTTCATTTTCGCGGTGATAAGAAATCATGGTTCTAAAATCCAAATTGGTCAAAATATCTCCATTTATTACCAACGTGGTTTCATTTGATTTTTCTATGAGTCCCAAAGCCCCCGCCGTTCCGAGTGGCATATCTTCTGAAATGTAAGAAACGGAAACATTCAATTCAGAACCGTCTTTAAGATGCTTGGTTAATTTTTCTTGATGATGGTGCGTGCTTATGTTGACGTGGTGTATACCTGAAGAACGCAATTGCTTAATTATGATGTCAATTAAAGGTTTGTTGCCCACCTGAAGCATCGATTTTGGAGTGTCCAAGGTTAAAGGTTGAAGTCTTGTTCCTTTCCCGCCCGCCATTACCACAGCTCGTAAAGAAGGAAGAGACGCGCTGGTGAAATCATCCATCGTTACCAAATCAACCACACAACCTTTTTCATTCAAAATAGGCAAATGAAGCAGGTTTTTTTCTTTCATCAATTTGAAATACAAAGAGCGTTCCTGACCTGACAAAGCCGTGACGGGTTGGGCGTAAATAGTTGACGCTTTTCTCTCAAGAATGGTCTGAAGAGGACTGGTTAAGGGGATATTGGCGAGAGTGGCGCGCCGGATATCACCATCGGTAATCGTGCCAAGTAATTTATGATCTTGGTCAACCACCAGGGTGATGGCATACCCGCCCTTATCAATGACTTGAAGAGCATCATGAATGGTGGATGTAAGCGAAGTAAATATCGAAGAAATTTTTGGCATTAATAAACTGTATGGCGAAGCTTCCATTC
Above is a window of Elusimicrobiota bacterium DNA encoding:
- a CDS encoding UDP-glucose 4-epimerase — translated: MKWSGKRVLVTGAGGFIGSHLTERLVALGAKTSAFVHYRGNGSWGWLDNSPLKKHLTILAGDVQDPGFVDEAVKNVDVVFHLAALIGIPYSYVAPESYVRTNIQGTLNVLQAARKWGVEKVIHTSTSEAYGTARFVPISEEHPLQAQSPYSATKIAADKIAESFFLSFNVPVVTVRPFNTFGPRQSARAVIPTIIGQCLVGRKLKLGNLHPTRDLNFVDNTVDGFIRAAEIPAAIGQTINLGTGREIKIGELAKMIGHLLGVKVQFESDRARLRPKLSEVERLLADNRKARKILKWTPEVTLEQGLIRTIDWIQKNQHLYPADLYAV
- the glgC_2 gene encoding Glucose-1-phosphate adenylyltransferase encodes the protein MPKISSIFTSLTSTIHDALQVIDKGGYAITLVVDQDHKLLGTITDGDIRRATLANIPLTSPLQTILERKASTIYAQPVTALSGQERSLYFKLMKEKNLLHLPILNEKGCVVDLVTMDDFTSASLPSLRAVVMAGGKGTRLQPLTLDTPKSMLQVGNKPLIDIIIKQLRSSGIHHVNISTHHHQEKLTKHLKDGSELNVSVSYISEDMPLGTAGALGLIEKSNETTLVINGDILTNLDFRTMISYHRENEADLTIAVRQYDFKVPYGVVECQGHAVKAITEKPRYSFFVNAGIYLLEPSVFEHVPAKGQRFDMTELIQRLIAENRTVVSFPILEQWLDIGQPADYAAAQDMVATWVDRK